The candidate division WOR-3 bacterium genomic interval AAAAGCAAAAATTGTTATTTTAAGTCCAATCCTCAAAGAACAGATTGATGCCTGTCTGGAATATAATCTCATTCCAACAATATCTGAACTGGCTTTTTTTAAAGCACTGGACATGCGTTTGAAAAGATACAAAAGACCGATGCTCGTCCATGTGGAAGTCGATACCGGAATGACACGGACCGGTTTTGGCTACGAAAGTGCGGTTGATGTGCTCCAGAAAATAGCACGCTCACCCTATATCAGGATTGAAGGATTATTCTCCCATTTTCCCTTGGCTGATTCAGACGGTGTCTTTTCCCGGCAACAGATCGACAGATTCAATTCGTTATTAAAAAGGCTGGAACAGTTAGCAATAAAACCTCAATTTTGTCACATTGCCAATTCTGCAGGAATCCTCCGTTATCCTCAAGCACACTTTAACTTGGTGCGTCCCGGCATATCACTCTATGGTTTGAGACCCTCTCCTCAGATCGAATATCCGGATGCTTTTGAACCGGTGATGAGTTTGAAATCGCGGATTGTTAATCTCCGCATTGTTCCTGAAAATACTCCGATCAGTTACGGTCATACCTATAGAACAAAACGTAAGAGCCGCATCGCTACCGTGAGCGTTGGCTATGGTGATGGCTATCCCCGCATGCTTTCCAATGTTGCCGAGGTGCTCATCAAAGGAAAAAGGGCAAAGGTTGTGGGAACGATCTGCATGGATTTGATGATGGTGGATGTGACTGATATACCCCAGGCCAGCCTGGGTGATACCGTGACATTGATTGGAAGCGAAGGGGATGAGGAAATCCGGGCTGAGGAACTGGCACAAAAGTGTAATACAATCGTCTATGAGATCACCTCCGGGATTGGACCCAGGGTGGCCCGGGTTTTTAAGGACCGTAATAAAATCATAGGGATAAGAAATTTACTAGGCAGATCGGAGTATCATAAAATTGAGAGAGAAAAAATTTGAAAAAGGAGGTAAGTATGAAACGTTGGATACTTCTTTTGGCTTTTGTCTCCATATTCGCCCAGGAGACAACCCACACGGTAAAACCAGGTGATACACTCTGGGATATTGCCGGGTTTTACTACCAGAATCCCTTTTTATGGCCTTATATCTGGCGGGCAAATCTCACCAAGATTAAAGACCCGCACTGGATTTATCCGGACCAGGTCTTTGTGATACCCCCTGCACCTGAGGAATCCTTAGCAGCAGTTCCTCCGGCTCCACCAGAGGTTCCCGCACCCGAGGTGGTTCCGGAGACCTACACATACACTCCGGCGCCAACGAAGAAGACCGCCGAGGTGATTTCCATGGTAAAGCCTGAGGAGCGCATATTCAGTGAAGATATCATCCATAGGGCAGGGTTCATTCTCACCGAAGATCTCCCTTATTGGGGTAAGATTGTTGGAACTGAACCCGCGGGGGAGAAGCATATCACCGCTTATAAAACGATCTATATCGATCGCGCACGTGATATCAAAATAGGAGATATCCTTACAATTTACCGCCCGGGCAAGGTAATCAAGCATCCCAAGACCGGAGCATTTCTCGGGAAGGAGATAATCGTCCTGGGTAGGGCAGAGATCGAAGAGATGAGCGAACAGGGGGCGAGATGCAGGGTGATCGATTCCTATGACCTGATCAAGACCGGAGATCTGGTCACCCCATACACCCCTCAGATGGCACCGGAGAATGTGACCCTGGTTCCGGCAACGAAAGAGATTGAGGGGTATGTGGTGGAGGTAAAGAGCGAGCAGACCCATATGACGCCACCCCATGTCTTTGTCTACATCGATAAAGGTGAAGACTCTGGTATTGCAGTGGGTGATATATTTGATGTTTATCAAGAGCGGATAGTGGGAGGCAAGAAGATGCCGGATTATACCATTGCTCGAGTCCAGATCGTAAGCATCTTTGAGAGAGCATCGATCGGGTTACTGAGATGGGAAGAAAAATTGCCCCTCATAAAACGGGGTGAGAGGTGTCGTTTGGTTCTGGAGGCGCGGTGATGAAAGAAAAGGAAGCATTAAGTCAGGTTTATCTTTTTCGGGAATTGACTCCGAGCGAGATGGATATCCTCATATCTATCTCTCAGGAAAAGCGGGTGAAAAAAAATGAGGTAATCTTCAAAGAGGGTGACATCGGCGATGCCTTTTATTTAATCGTTTCTGGGAG includes:
- the alr gene encoding alanine racemase yields the protein MTNNIGRAWAEIYLDRLRNNYKLIKNVVGNKKIMAAIKADAYGHGAVEVARTLEKLGVDMLGVASAEEGIELRVAGIKAKIVILSPILKEQIDACLEYNLIPTISELAFFKALDMRLKRYKRPMLVHVEVDTGMTRTGFGYESAVDVLQKIARSPYIRIEGLFSHFPLADSDGVFSRQQIDRFNSLLKRLEQLAIKPQFCHIANSAGILRYPQAHFNLVRPGISLYGLRPSPQIEYPDAFEPVMSLKSRIVNLRIVPENTPISYGHTYRTKRKSRIATVSVGYGDGYPRMLSNVAEVLIKGKRAKVVGTICMDLMMVDVTDIPQASLGDTVTLIGSEGDEEIRAEELAQKCNTIVYEITSGIGPRVARVFKDRNKIIGIRNLLGRSEYHKIEREKI
- a CDS encoding LysM peptidoglycan-binding domain-containing protein → MKRWILLLAFVSIFAQETTHTVKPGDTLWDIAGFYYQNPFLWPYIWRANLTKIKDPHWIYPDQVFVIPPAPEESLAAVPPAPPEVPAPEVVPETYTYTPAPTKKTAEVISMVKPEERIFSEDIIHRAGFILTEDLPYWGKIVGTEPAGEKHITAYKTIYIDRARDIKIGDILTIYRPGKVIKHPKTGAFLGKEIIVLGRAEIEEMSEQGARCRVIDSYDLIKTGDLVTPYTPQMAPENVTLVPATKEIEGYVVEVKSEQTHMTPPHVFVYIDKGEDSGIAVGDIFDVYQERIVGGKKMPDYTIARVQIVSIFERASIGLLRWEEKLPLIKRGERCRLVLEAR